One window of the Frankiales bacterium genome contains the following:
- a CDS encoding 3-aminobutyryl-CoA ammonia-lyase: protein MTEPTADARLGATVTHRRYVPYSHAHYGGNLVDGAYVLAMFGDVATELCIRTDGDEGLFAGYDEVAFRAPVMGGDVLEATVTVTRVGRRSRGVAFEARVVCRATPGVSASAAEVLPEPIVVTTATGTVVVPG, encoded by the coding sequence ATGACCGAGCCCACCGCCGACGCCCGCCTGGGCGCCACCGTCACCCACCGCAGGTACGTGCCGTACTCGCACGCGCACTACGGCGGCAACCTCGTCGACGGTGCCTACGTGCTCGCGATGTTCGGGGACGTCGCCACCGAGCTGTGCATCCGCACCGACGGCGACGAGGGACTCTTCGCCGGCTACGACGAGGTCGCCTTCCGCGCGCCGGTCATGGGCGGCGACGTGCTCGAGGCCACGGTGACCGTCACGCGCGTGGGACGTCGGTCGCGCGGTGTCGCGTTCGAGGCCCGCGTGGTGTGCCGTGCGACGCCGGGGGTCTCGGCGTCGGCGGCGGAGGTGCTGCCCGAGCCGATCGTGGTCACGACCGCGACGGGCACGGTGGTCGTCCCCGGCTGA
- the lnt gene encoding apolipoprotein N-acyltransferase gives MPERDEPATLGLVATGPPGPPARPVPARRVDRELLLRVAGSVAGGLALVLSFPPYDLVWLAPPALAAMTLSWHGVRARRGFWLGTLAGFAFLAWHIAWLRVVGDDAWLLTAGAFSLFVGLVGAGVAATSRLRVWPLAVPLMWVLSEAVRGRAPLGGFPWGDLAFGQTSTTLTPYAALAGAPGVTFAVALVGALLAFAWTARRRPRATVAALVGVAVVCTAGALVPLPVDGETGPAGEPASVTAAVVQGGVPSEGLDAFGQRAAVLTNHVTETERLAADVAAGVVPRPELVVWPENSTDIDPFVDDWARARIQEAVDAVGVPVLVGAVVNDPADPTRVRNTGIVWLPSSSGTPGPSSFYVKQHPVPFGEWIPLRPLLSRLISRFDLVPRDFEAGTSTGVLQLGPARIGDLICFEVAYNGLGRAAVRGDGVQGELAGQGARLITVQTNNATYEGTGQPEQQLAMSRLRAVEHGRAVLVAATSGITAIVLPDGSLAGSVGEHRAGYLVATVPLRDTLTVADRVGAVPELLACAAAVWLLVLVALRARRERGTALAAGPADVGSGVRPRAEEAP, from the coding sequence ATGCCTGAGCGCGACGAGCCCGCGACCCTCGGGCTCGTCGCGACGGGCCCTCCCGGGCCGCCCGCGCGCCCGGTGCCGGCGCGCCGCGTCGACCGGGAGCTGCTCCTGCGCGTGGCGGGCTCCGTGGCCGGCGGCCTCGCGCTCGTCCTGTCGTTCCCGCCCTACGACCTCGTGTGGCTCGCGCCCCCCGCCCTCGCGGCGATGACCCTGTCCTGGCACGGGGTGCGCGCCCGTCGCGGCTTCTGGCTCGGCACGCTCGCCGGGTTCGCCTTCCTCGCCTGGCACATCGCCTGGCTGCGCGTCGTCGGTGACGACGCCTGGCTGCTCACCGCGGGAGCCTTCTCGCTGTTCGTGGGCCTGGTGGGGGCCGGCGTCGCCGCCACCTCCCGGCTGCGCGTCTGGCCGCTGGCCGTGCCGCTCATGTGGGTGCTGTCCGAGGCCGTGCGCGGCCGGGCGCCGCTGGGCGGGTTCCCGTGGGGCGACCTCGCCTTCGGCCAGACCTCCACGACCCTGACGCCGTACGCCGCGCTCGCCGGGGCGCCCGGGGTCACGTTCGCCGTCGCCCTGGTGGGCGCCCTGCTCGCCTTCGCGTGGACCGCCCGGCGGCGCCCTCGCGCCACCGTCGCGGCGCTGGTGGGGGTCGCCGTCGTGTGCACCGCGGGGGCGCTCGTGCCGCTGCCGGTCGACGGCGAGACCGGTCCGGCGGGGGAGCCGGCGTCGGTGACCGCGGCCGTGGTGCAGGGCGGGGTGCCGTCCGAGGGCCTGGACGCCTTCGGCCAGCGGGCGGCCGTGCTGACCAACCACGTGACCGAGACCGAGCGGCTCGCCGCCGACGTCGCAGCCGGCGTGGTGCCGCGGCCGGAGCTCGTCGTATGGCCGGAGAACTCGACCGACATCGACCCGTTCGTCGACGACTGGGCGCGCGCCCGGATCCAGGAGGCGGTCGACGCGGTGGGCGTGCCGGTCCTCGTGGGCGCGGTGGTCAACGACCCGGCCGACCCCACGCGGGTGCGCAACACCGGCATCGTGTGGCTGCCGTCGTCGTCCGGCACGCCGGGGCCGTCGTCGTTCTACGTCAAGCAGCACCCGGTGCCGTTCGGCGAGTGGATCCCGCTGCGCCCGCTGCTCTCGCGCCTGATCAGCCGGTTCGACCTGGTGCCGCGCGACTTCGAGGCCGGCACGAGCACCGGGGTGCTCCAGCTCGGGCCGGCCCGCATCGGCGACCTGATCTGCTTCGAGGTGGCCTACAACGGGCTCGGCCGTGCGGCGGTGCGCGGCGACGGCGTGCAGGGCGAGCTGGCCGGGCAGGGCGCGCGGCTGATCACCGTGCAGACCAACAACGCCACCTACGAGGGCACCGGCCAGCCTGAGCAGCAGCTGGCGATGTCGCGCCTGCGCGCGGTGGAGCACGGGCGCGCGGTGCTGGTGGCGGCGACGAGCGGCATCACGGCCATCGTGCTGCCCGACGGCTCGCTGGCCGGGTCCGTGGGCGAGCACCGCGCGGGCTACCTCGTGGCCACCGTGCCGCTGCGCGACACCCTGACCGTCGCCGACCGCGTGGGCGCGGTGCCGGAGCTGCTCGCCTGCGCCGCCGCCGTGTGGCTGCTGGTCCTGGTGGCGCTGCGCGCGCGGCGCGAGCGCGGGACGGCCCTCGCGGCCGGGCCCGCGGACGTAGGCTCGGGCGTCCGTCCCCGCGCCGAGGAGGCACCGTGA
- a CDS encoding lysine 2,3-aminomutase, with product MLDLDPVTIRKARTLARRAGAPVVSLAKRHTTVSVERALLRLAGLEGADVEGIPWVNRLVDVVREEVGLEQGVALPVWDAMARTGDDLLTVAQKAAAGSVALRLPEGRDRTRAATASRRAVAAGIRRIDARRAERDRLVRRYGDPPAPWVYLIVATGDIYEDIPQAQAAAREGADVIAVIRSTGQSLLDYVPEGPTREGYAGTYATQANFRLMRAALDETSKELGRYVRLTNYASGLCMPEIASLAGLERLDMMLNDSMYGILFRDINPVRTFVDQRFSRQVHARAGIIINTGEDNYLTTADAVDAAHTVTVSQLLNEYFAKEAGLADWQLGLGHAFEINPDIPDSFRLELAHAMLARALFPDAPLKWMPPTKHMTGDVFRGYLLDGFFNLAGALTGQGILLVGMMTEAVVTPWLSDRDLALQNVMYVFNAAGNLREDFRPAPDGFIAQRARQVLGEAVDLLERIVDDTLLEAIADGTFGLMKRPSDAGRGLDGVVRKASGYLNPATDLLEEGATR from the coding sequence ATGCTCGACCTCGATCCCGTGACCATCCGCAAGGCGCGCACGCTGGCCCGCCGGGCGGGCGCGCCGGTGGTCTCGCTGGCGAAGCGGCACACCACCGTGTCGGTCGAGCGGGCCCTGCTCCGGCTCGCCGGCCTCGAGGGCGCCGACGTCGAGGGCATCCCGTGGGTCAACCGCCTCGTGGACGTCGTGCGCGAGGAGGTGGGCCTCGAGCAGGGCGTGGCCCTTCCCGTCTGGGACGCCATGGCGCGCACGGGCGACGACCTGCTCACCGTCGCGCAGAAGGCCGCCGCGGGCTCGGTGGCGCTGCGGCTGCCGGAGGGACGCGACCGGACGCGCGCCGCCACGGCGTCGCGGCGTGCGGTGGCCGCCGGGATCCGGCGCATCGACGCGCGCCGGGCCGAGCGCGACCGGCTCGTGCGCCGGTACGGCGACCCGCCCGCCCCGTGGGTCTACCTCATCGTGGCCACCGGGGACATCTACGAGGACATCCCGCAGGCGCAGGCGGCGGCCCGCGAGGGTGCCGACGTCATCGCCGTCATCCGCTCCACCGGTCAGTCGCTGCTCGACTACGTGCCCGAGGGGCCCACGCGCGAGGGCTACGCCGGCACCTACGCGACCCAGGCCAACTTCCGCCTGATGCGCGCGGCGCTCGACGAGACGAGCAAGGAGCTCGGTCGCTACGTGCGGCTCACCAACTACGCCTCCGGCCTGTGCATGCCGGAGATCGCGTCGCTGGCCGGGCTCGAGCGGCTCGACATGATGCTCAACGACAGCATGTACGGGATCCTCTTCCGCGACATCAACCCGGTGCGCACGTTCGTCGACCAGCGCTTCTCCCGCCAGGTGCACGCCCGCGCCGGCATCATCATCAACACCGGCGAGGACAACTACCTCACCACCGCCGACGCCGTCGACGCGGCGCACACGGTCACCGTGAGCCAGCTGCTCAACGAGTACTTCGCCAAGGAGGCCGGGCTCGCGGACTGGCAGCTCGGCCTCGGGCACGCCTTCGAGATCAACCCGGACATCCCCGACTCGTTCCGCCTCGAGCTGGCCCACGCCATGCTCGCGCGGGCCCTCTTCCCGGACGCGCCGCTCAAGTGGATGCCGCCCACCAAGCACATGACGGGCGACGTCTTCCGCGGCTACCTGCTGGACGGCTTCTTCAACCTCGCGGGCGCGCTCACCGGCCAGGGGATCCTGCTCGTCGGCATGATGACCGAGGCGGTCGTCACCCCGTGGCTGTCCGACCGCGACCTCGCGCTGCAGAACGTGATGTACGTGTTCAACGCGGCGGGCAACCTGCGCGAGGACTTCCGGCCCGCCCCGGACGGCTTCATCGCGCAGCGCGCGCGGCAGGTCCTCGGCGAGGCGGTCGACCTGCTCGAGCGCATCGTCGACGACACGCTCCTGGAGGCGATCGCGGACGGGACGTTCGGGCTCATGAAGCGCCCGTCGGACGCCGGCCGCGGCCTGGACGGCGTGGTGCGCAAGGCCTCCGGCTACCTCAACCCCGCGACCGACCTGCTCGAGGAAGGGGCGACCCGATGA
- a CDS encoding MFS transporter, whose translation MIAGMSTGGPAVRVYEDDATRRTEQRAWYWYEWAQSAFVTTVSVVLVTPYLTSVAETAAGCTDVSDTNPCTTDLDVLGIPVSPGSAVFYVVTIATVLSFLAMPVVGALADRSASKRSWLAGYAVVGAVAAACLFFVTGGAWLLGSLLLIVGNVALIASLTVFSAILVDIAEPDERDHVSTRGWAFGYVGGLVLLVVSLALVQGLPFGLTTSEAVRICFVLAGVWWAGFTLVPFRGLRDRPVVETRRGVSVRGSFGQLRDTLDHVRDYPQTLRFLLAFLFFNDGVQTVIAVAAVYGAEELGMKTTYVILAVILVQIFGVAGAVGMGRLASRRGAYRVVLGAIVVWVVIVGLGFVIPAGSLPLFLLLACCIGLVVAGTQALSRSLYSQLIPLGREAEYFSLYQACERGTSWLGTLLFGLVHQFTGSYRAAIVALVLFFVVGGLLLRRVDVERGIREAGNELPSVV comes from the coding sequence ATGATCGCGGGCATGAGCACCGGTGGCCCGGCGGTCCGGGTCTACGAGGACGACGCCACCCGCCGCACCGAGCAGCGCGCCTGGTACTGGTACGAGTGGGCCCAGTCGGCCTTCGTCACGACCGTCTCTGTCGTGCTCGTCACGCCCTACCTCACCTCCGTGGCCGAGACCGCCGCCGGGTGCACGGACGTGTCGGACACGAACCCGTGCACGACCGACCTCGACGTGCTGGGCATCCCCGTCTCGCCGGGCTCGGCGGTCTTCTACGTCGTCACGATCGCCACGGTGCTCTCGTTCCTCGCCATGCCGGTCGTCGGCGCCCTGGCGGACCGGTCGGCGTCCAAGCGCTCGTGGCTGGCCGGGTACGCGGTCGTCGGCGCGGTCGCCGCGGCGTGCCTGTTCTTCGTGACGGGCGGGGCGTGGCTGCTCGGCTCGCTGCTGCTCATCGTCGGCAACGTCGCGCTGATCGCGAGCCTCACGGTCTTCTCGGCGATCCTCGTGGACATCGCCGAGCCCGACGAGCGCGACCACGTCTCCACCCGCGGGTGGGCCTTCGGCTACGTCGGCGGGCTCGTCCTGCTCGTGGTCAGCCTGGCGCTCGTGCAGGGCCTGCCGTTCGGGCTCACCACCAGCGAGGCCGTGCGCATCTGCTTCGTGCTCGCCGGCGTGTGGTGGGCCGGGTTCACCCTCGTCCCCTTCCGCGGCCTGCGCGACCGCCCGGTGGTCGAGACGCGCCGCGGGGTGAGCGTGCGCGGCAGCTTCGGCCAGCTGCGCGACACCCTCGACCACGTCCGCGACTACCCCCAGACCCTGCGGTTCCTGCTCGCGTTCCTCTTCTTCAACGACGGCGTGCAGACCGTGATCGCCGTCGCGGCGGTCTACGGCGCCGAGGAGCTGGGGATGAAGACGACCTACGTCATCCTCGCCGTGATCCTCGTGCAGATCTTCGGCGTCGCCGGCGCTGTGGGCATGGGCCGCCTGGCCTCGCGCCGCGGCGCCTACCGCGTCGTGCTGGGCGCGATCGTCGTCTGGGTGGTCATCGTGGGCCTCGGCTTCGTGATCCCCGCGGGCTCGCTCCCCCTGTTCCTGCTGCTCGCCTGCTGCATCGGGCTCGTCGTCGCGGGCACCCAGGCCCTGTCGCGCTCGCTGTACTCCCAGCTCATCCCGCTGGGCCGCGAGGCGGAGTACTTCAGCCTCTACCAGGCCTGCGAGCGCGGCACGTCGTGGCTGGGCACGCTGCTGTTCGGCCTGGTCCACCAGTTCACCGGCTCGTACCGCGCCGCCATCGTCGCCCTGGTGCTGTTCTTCGTCGTGGGCGGGCTGCTCCTGCGCCGGGTCGACGTCGAGCGGGGCATCCGCGAGGCCGGCAACGAGCTGCCCTCCGTCGTCTGA
- a CDS encoding MFS transporter gives MTDADPSRAGSPGPAPAEPAVVDPAVPPSGGLATTSTFASLAVPNYRRFFLGQAVSLTGTWMQSVALAWLVLQLTGSATWVGLAVALQTLPVLLLGPYAGVLVDRVDKRRLLLGTQSAAAAQALLIGVLTVRGDVTMAWVLALSLVLGLVNTLDNPGRQSFVREMVTGPLVRNAVTLNSVVVNASRAVGPAVGGLLIARYGVGVCFLINAASFLAVIGAYLTMDVAQLGRATPAPRAPRQLRDGLSYVRRTPDLFVPLLMMALVGTLTYEFSVSLPALATDTFGEGAAALGAITSAMGVGAVLGGLASASRSATGIRPLAVSATAFGVATACTALSPTVQVAGASLLLVGAASVWFLSVGNATLQLTAAPQMRGRVMALWAVAFLGSTPLGGPLVGWVSEHLSPRWGLGLGAAAALGAAGIGAWALRSHAAHAVPQPEAG, from the coding sequence ATGACCGACGCCGACCCGTCCCGCGCGGGCTCTCCCGGCCCCGCGCCGGCCGAGCCGGCGGTGGTGGACCCGGCCGTCCCGCCCTCCGGCGGCCTGGCCACCACCAGCACGTTCGCCTCGCTGGCGGTGCCGAACTACCGCCGCTTCTTCCTCGGCCAGGCCGTGTCGCTCACGGGGACCTGGATGCAGTCGGTGGCCCTGGCGTGGCTGGTGCTCCAGCTGACCGGGTCGGCCACCTGGGTCGGCCTCGCCGTCGCGCTGCAGACCCTGCCGGTCCTCCTGCTCGGACCGTACGCCGGCGTCCTGGTGGACCGGGTCGACAAGCGCCGCCTGCTGCTGGGGACGCAGTCGGCGGCCGCGGCGCAGGCGCTGCTCATCGGCGTCCTGACGGTGCGCGGCGACGTCACGATGGCCTGGGTGCTCGCGCTCTCGCTCGTGCTCGGCCTGGTGAACACCCTCGACAACCCCGGGCGCCAGTCCTTCGTGCGGGAGATGGTGACCGGCCCGCTCGTCCGCAACGCGGTCACCCTCAACTCCGTGGTGGTCAACGCCTCGCGCGCCGTGGGCCCGGCGGTCGGCGGCCTGCTGATCGCGAGGTACGGCGTGGGCGTGTGCTTCCTCATCAACGCCGCGAGCTTCCTCGCCGTCATCGGCGCCTACCTCACGATGGACGTGGCGCAGCTCGGCCGCGCCACGCCGGCGCCGCGCGCGCCGCGCCAGCTGCGCGACGGGCTGTCCTACGTGCGCCGCACGCCGGACCTGTTCGTGCCGCTGCTCATGATGGCGCTCGTGGGCACGCTCACCTACGAGTTCTCGGTGTCGCTGCCTGCGCTGGCGACCGACACGTTCGGCGAGGGCGCGGCCGCTCTGGGCGCGATCACCTCGGCCATGGGTGTGGGCGCGGTCCTCGGCGGGCTGGCCAGCGCGAGCCGCAGCGCGACCGGGATCCGGCCGCTGGCGGTGTCGGCGACCGCCTTCGGCGTGGCCACCGCGTGCACCGCCCTCTCCCCCACGGTGCAGGTCGCGGGAGCCTCGCTGCTGCTCGTGGGCGCTGCGAGCGTGTGGTTCCTCTCCGTGGGCAACGCGACGCTCCAGCTCACCGCGGCGCCGCAGATGCGGGGCCGCGTCATGGCCCTGTGGGCGGTGGCCTTCCTCGGCTCGACCCCGCTGGGCGGCCCGCTGGTGGGCTGGGTGTCCGAGCACCTGAGCCCGCGCTGGGGCCTGGGCCTCGGCGCCGCGGCCGCGCTGGGCGCCGCCGGCATCGGCGCGTGGGCGCTGCGCAGCCACGCCGCGCACGCGGTGCCGCAGCCGGAGGCGGGCTGA
- a CDS encoding glycosyltransferase, which produces MSESSYAGLGRVLVIIPTFNERENLETIVARLRSAVPDVDVLVADDNSPDGTGRIADALADADDHVQVLHRRGKEGLGAAYLAGFDWALERGYDVVVEMDADGSHQPEQLPRLLDALREADLVLGSRYVPGGSVVNWPRSREVLSRGGNVYTRVMLGIPLKDATGGYRAFRASTLRALDLTGVESKGYCFQVDLARRAVHAGLRVREVPIEFVERERGDSKMDQRIVAEALWRVTVWGVGDKARKARRLLASAGGREGSAAGPGDRTASGTGR; this is translated from the coding sequence GTGAGCGAGTCGTCGTACGCCGGACTCGGTCGCGTGCTGGTCATCATCCCGACGTTCAACGAGCGGGAGAACCTCGAGACGATCGTGGCCCGGCTGCGCTCGGCCGTCCCCGACGTCGACGTGCTCGTGGCCGACGACAACAGCCCCGACGGCACGGGACGCATCGCCGACGCTCTCGCGGACGCCGACGACCACGTGCAGGTGCTCCACCGGCGCGGCAAGGAGGGCCTGGGCGCGGCCTACCTGGCCGGCTTCGACTGGGCCCTCGAGCGCGGCTACGACGTCGTGGTCGAGATGGACGCCGACGGCTCGCACCAGCCCGAGCAGCTGCCCCGGCTGCTCGACGCGCTGCGCGAGGCCGACCTCGTGCTCGGCTCGCGCTACGTGCCCGGCGGGTCGGTGGTGAACTGGCCGCGCTCGCGCGAGGTGCTCTCGCGCGGCGGCAACGTCTACACGCGCGTGATGCTCGGCATCCCGCTCAAGGACGCGACCGGCGGCTACCGCGCCTTCCGGGCGAGCACCCTGCGCGCGCTGGACCTGACCGGCGTCGAGAGCAAGGGCTACTGCTTCCAGGTGGACCTGGCCCGTCGCGCGGTGCACGCCGGCCTGCGGGTTCGCGAGGTGCCGATCGAGTTCGTCGAGCGCGAGCGCGGCGACTCCAAGATGGACCAGCGCATCGTGGCCGAGGCGCTGTGGCGGGTCACCGTGTGGGGGGTCGGCGACAAGGCGCGCAAGGCGCGCCGGCTGCTCGCCTCCGCGGGCGGGCGCGAGGGCAGCGCGGCCGGCCCGGGCGACCGGACCGCGTCGGGGACGGGCCGGTGA
- a CDS encoding threonylcarbamoyl-AMP synthase, with the protein MARYFDVHPDNPQSRSIGQIAEIVREGGLIAYPTDSCFALGARLGNVHALERIREVRHLDERHHFTLVCADFAQLGHYVTVSNAMFRTVKACTPGSYTFILPATKEVPRKLQHPKKLTVGVRIPRHTVAQALLAELGEPLVSSTLLLPGDEDPLTSGWEIKERLDHQVDAVVDSGDCGLEPTTVVDLSGVEPEVLRRGAGDASRFET; encoded by the coding sequence ATGGCCCGGTACTTCGACGTGCACCCGGACAACCCGCAGTCGCGCTCGATCGGCCAGATCGCCGAGATCGTCCGCGAGGGCGGGCTCATCGCCTACCCGACAGACTCGTGCTTCGCCCTGGGCGCCCGCCTGGGCAACGTGCACGCGCTCGAGCGCATCCGCGAGGTGCGCCACCTCGACGAGCGCCACCACTTCACGCTCGTGTGCGCCGACTTCGCCCAGCTCGGCCACTACGTGACCGTGAGCAACGCGATGTTCCGCACCGTCAAGGCGTGCACGCCGGGCAGCTACACGTTCATCCTCCCGGCCACCAAGGAGGTGCCGCGCAAGCTGCAGCACCCCAAGAAGCTCACGGTGGGCGTGCGGATCCCGCGGCACACGGTGGCGCAGGCGCTGCTCGCCGAGCTCGGCGAGCCGCTGGTGTCGAGCACGCTGCTGCTCCCGGGCGACGAGGACCCGCTCACCAGCGGGTGGGAGATCAAGGAGCGCCTCGACCACCAGGTGGACGCCGTGGTCGACTCCGGCGACTGCGGGCTCGAGCCGACCACCGTGGTCGACCTGTCCGGCGTCGAGCCGGAGGTGCTGCGCCGCGGGGCGGGCGACGCCTCGCGCTTCGAGACCTGA
- a CDS encoding amidohydrolase family protein → MTRLLLRGGRTLVDGRIVEADVVVDGATLAHVGSPGSGSADVVVELSGALVLPAFVDGHVHATDTGLVLTGLDLSAARSRDDVLDAVAARTRALRGRPVLGHGWDETAWPDRTLPTAAELDRATYGSLVYLSRVDVHSALVSGALLATAPAAARADGYDADGWVRREAHHVVRAVALGSVTASQRAEAQRHMLRTAAARGIAHVHEMNGPGIGGEDDLRTLLEVAADPALPDVVAYWGQTAADGGLDALRDLGAHGLGGDLFVDGALGSRTAHLRSPYADADTRGALYLDADAVADHLVRCSVAGVQAGFHVIGDAAMDVVADGLVAAAAVAGRDRVRALHHRLEHAEMLDARHVSVLADLEVVASVQPAFDAAWGGPSGMYVDRLGPERGVRLNPYADLAAAGVALVLGSDAPVTPLDPWGTVRAAVRHRTPGKGLPLADAFRAHTAAAHRAVGEAPEDGLRAGGPATFAVWRADPGDDGWPDLDSPPPTCVRTVLRGTILHDSGDLEEVAA, encoded by the coding sequence ATGACCCGGCTGCTGCTGCGCGGCGGGCGCACCCTGGTCGACGGGCGGATCGTCGAGGCCGACGTGGTCGTCGACGGCGCGACGCTCGCGCACGTCGGGTCGCCGGGCTCCGGCTCGGCCGACGTCGTCGTCGAGCTCTCCGGTGCGCTCGTGCTCCCGGCGTTCGTCGACGGCCACGTCCACGCCACCGACACCGGGCTCGTGCTCACCGGGCTGGACCTGTCCGCCGCCCGCTCCCGCGACGACGTGCTCGACGCCGTCGCCGCCCGCACCCGGGCCCTGCGCGGGCGGCCCGTGCTCGGGCACGGGTGGGACGAGACCGCCTGGCCGGACCGCACCCTGCCCACGGCCGCCGAGCTCGACCGTGCCACCTACGGCTCGCTGGTCTACCTCTCGCGCGTCGACGTCCACTCCGCCCTGGTGAGCGGGGCGCTGCTCGCGACCGCGCCCGCCGCCGCACGGGCCGACGGCTACGACGCCGACGGCTGGGTGCGGCGCGAGGCGCACCACGTGGTGCGCGCGGTGGCCCTCGGCTCGGTCACGGCGTCCCAGCGCGCCGAGGCCCAGCGGCACATGCTGCGCACGGCCGCCGCCCGCGGGATCGCCCACGTGCACGAGATGAACGGGCCCGGCATCGGCGGGGAGGACGACCTGCGCACCCTGCTCGAGGTGGCCGCGGACCCGGCGCTGCCCGACGTGGTCGCCTACTGGGGCCAGACCGCGGCCGACGGCGGCCTGGACGCGCTGCGCGACCTCGGCGCCCACGGGCTGGGGGGCGACCTGTTCGTCGACGGCGCACTCGGGTCGCGCACCGCGCACCTGCGCTCGCCCTACGCCGACGCCGACACCCGCGGTGCGCTCTACCTCGACGCGGACGCGGTCGCGGACCACCTCGTGCGGTGCTCGGTCGCCGGGGTCCAGGCCGGGTTCCACGTCATCGGCGACGCCGCCATGGACGTCGTCGCCGACGGACTCGTCGCCGCCGCGGCCGTCGCGGGCCGCGACCGGGTCCGTGCGCTGCACCACCGGCTCGAGCACGCCGAGATGCTCGACGCCCGTCACGTGTCGGTGCTCGCGGACCTCGAGGTCGTCGCGTCCGTGCAGCCGGCCTTCGACGCCGCCTGGGGCGGCCCGTCGGGGATGTACGTCGACCGCCTCGGCCCGGAGCGGGGCGTGCGACTCAACCCCTACGCCGATCTCGCCGCCGCGGGCGTCGCGCTGGTGCTGGGCAGCGACGCGCCCGTGACTCCGCTCGACCCGTGGGGCACCGTGCGGGCCGCCGTCCGCCACCGCACCCCGGGGAAGGGCCTGCCGCTCGCGGACGCCTTCCGCGCGCACACGGCGGCCGCGCACCGCGCCGTGGGAGAGGCTCCGGAGGACGGGCTGCGGGCCGGTGGCCCGGCGACGTTCGCCGTGTGGCGCGCCGACCCCGGCGACGACGGCTGGCCGGACCTGGACTCCCCGCCCCCCACCTGCGTGCGCACGGTGCTGCGCGGCACGATCCTGCACGACTCAGGCGACCTCGAGGAGGTGGCGGCGTGA
- a CDS encoding RNA polymerase-binding protein RbpA, protein MSDGALRGTRLGATSYETDDHVELAPRQVVHYDCPEGHTTSMPFSVEAEVPAVWECRTCGAEALMRDGEKPEAKPAKHVRTHWDMLLERRSIEDLEVLLEERLGLLRDGRTPAKRSA, encoded by the coding sequence ATGAGCGACGGCGCCCTGCGCGGCACCCGACTCGGTGCGACGAGCTACGAGACCGACGACCACGTCGAGCTCGCTCCGCGCCAGGTCGTGCACTACGACTGCCCCGAGGGGCACACCACCTCCATGCCCTTCTCCGTCGAGGCCGAGGTCCCGGCGGTGTGGGAGTGCCGCACCTGCGGCGCGGAGGCCCTCATGCGCGACGGCGAGAAGCCGGAGGCCAAGCCGGCCAAGCACGTGCGCACCCACTGGGACATGCTGCTCGAGCGCCGCAGCATCGAGGACCTCGAGGTTCTCCTCGAGGAGCGCCTCGGCCTGCTGCGCGACGGCCGCACCCCGGCCAAGCGGAGCGCGTGA
- a CDS encoding lysine 2,3-aminomutase, translated as MSAASSRGTIVRPYGDATGDGMVQMSFTLPLPHDKRAEGAAQLLAQKMGMDPAMVVHAKAMGPDFTFFVVYGPVQHLVDTRDVVVAERDYPLLSPKEVNTAIKKGLRRPLVVVGACIGTDAHTVGIDAILNIKGFAGEKGLEYYSEITVVNLGAQVPVPELVEQARVHRADAVLVSQVVTQRDAHLHNTREMSAAFREAFPAERRPLLVVGGPRFDELATAELGVDRIFGRGTTPGEVASYLVSALVPSGPARARTAPAASPRTTTRKKAS; from the coding sequence ATGAGCGCCGCGAGCTCCCGGGGCACCATCGTCCGGCCGTACGGCGACGCGACCGGCGACGGCATGGTGCAGATGTCGTTCACGCTGCCGCTGCCGCACGACAAGCGGGCCGAGGGTGCCGCGCAGCTGCTGGCCCAGAAGATGGGCATGGACCCGGCGATGGTCGTGCACGCCAAGGCCATGGGGCCCGACTTCACGTTCTTCGTCGTCTACGGCCCGGTGCAGCACCTCGTCGACACCCGCGACGTCGTCGTCGCGGAGCGCGACTACCCGCTGCTGTCGCCCAAGGAGGTCAACACGGCGATCAAGAAGGGCCTGCGCCGCCCGCTGGTCGTCGTGGGTGCGTGCATCGGCACCGACGCGCACACGGTCGGCATCGACGCGATCCTCAACATCAAGGGCTTCGCGGGAGAGAAGGGCCTCGAGTACTACTCCGAGATCACGGTGGTGAACCTCGGCGCGCAGGTGCCCGTGCCCGAGCTCGTGGAGCAGGCCCGGGTGCACCGGGCCGACGCGGTGCTCGTGTCGCAGGTGGTCACCCAGCGCGACGCGCACCTGCACAACACCCGGGAGATGAGCGCCGCCTTCCGCGAGGCGTTCCCGGCCGAGCGCCGCCCGCTGCTCGTCGTCGGCGGCCCCCGCTTCGACGAGCTCGCCACGGCGGAGCTCGGCGTCGACCGCATCTTCGGGCGCGGCACGACGCCGGGCGAGGTCGCGTCCTACCTCGTCTCCGCGCTGGTGCCCTCGGGCCCGGCCCGGGCCCGCACCGCACCGGCCGCGTCCCCGCGGACCACCACACGGAAGAAGGCGTCATGA